One segment of Agrococcus sp. ProA11 DNA contains the following:
- a CDS encoding SseB family protein, whose protein sequence is MANPTLDALQTIDTTDHAGAWAIVRDAVLVVPAVVENPRDPGSGKFLVLPHRDMQLVVAFTATARIGGFATRTRNHLQLTGAELAAGIPAGHAIVLDPGHDDGRVFLPEVIAADAQPEAPAGD, encoded by the coding sequence ATGGCCAACCCCACCCTCGACGCGCTGCAGACCATCGACACCACCGATCACGCCGGCGCGTGGGCGATCGTGCGCGACGCCGTGCTCGTGGTGCCGGCGGTGGTCGAGAACCCGCGCGATCCGGGATCCGGCAAGTTCCTGGTGCTGCCGCACCGCGACATGCAGCTGGTGGTGGCGTTCACGGCCACCGCTCGCATCGGCGGCTTCGCGACCCGAACGCGCAACCACCTGCAGCTCACCGGCGCCGAGCTCGCCGCCGGCATCCCCGCGGGTCACGCGATCGTGCTCGACCCCGGCCACGACGACGGGCGCGTGTTCCTGCCGGAGGTCATCGCGGCCGACGCGCAGCCCGAGGCACCCGCGGGCGACTGA
- the cofE gene encoding coenzyme F420-0:L-glutamate ligase codes for MTAVAPGASRPRDDRAPAADLELTAVRGMGEIRQGDDLPTMIGDALEPLRPRDGDIVVVTSKIVSKAEGRIRAAAEREQAIDEESVRLVASRPYPGGVTRIVEHRTGLVLAAAGVDASNTDEGTILLLPIDSDASARSIAAALRSRFGARIGVLVTDTLGRAWRVGQTDVAIGAAGIRVLEVLSGQLDAGGRPLAVTAPAVADEIAGAADLVAGKSDGVPVVLVRGMARHVGDLDEPGATRLVRPQEEDMFRMGADEAYRAGFEAGARAAEEAASAGDPS; via the coding sequence ATGACCGCCGTCGCGCCCGGCGCCTCCCGGCCGCGCGACGATCGCGCGCCGGCGGCCGACCTCGAGCTGACCGCCGTCCGCGGCATGGGCGAGATCCGCCAGGGCGACGACCTGCCCACGATGATCGGCGACGCGCTCGAGCCGCTGCGGCCGCGGGACGGCGACATCGTGGTCGTCACGAGCAAGATCGTCTCCAAGGCGGAGGGGCGCATCCGTGCCGCCGCCGAGCGCGAGCAGGCAATCGACGAGGAGTCGGTGCGGCTCGTCGCATCCCGCCCCTACCCGGGCGGCGTCACGCGCATCGTGGAGCATCGCACCGGCCTGGTGCTGGCCGCCGCCGGCGTCGACGCCTCGAACACCGACGAGGGCACCATCCTGCTGCTGCCGATCGACTCGGATGCGTCGGCACGGTCGATCGCCGCGGCGCTGCGGTCGCGCTTCGGCGCGCGCATCGGCGTGCTCGTGACCGACACGCTCGGCCGCGCCTGGCGCGTCGGCCAGACTGACGTCGCGATCGGCGCCGCCGGCATCCGGGTGCTGGAGGTGCTCTCCGGCCAGTTGGACGCGGGCGGCCGACCGCTCGCCGTGACGGCACCCGCCGTCGCCGATGAGATCGCCGGCGCCGCCGACCTCGTGGCCGGCAAGAGCGACGGGGTGCCCGTCGTGCTGGTGCGGGGGATGGCTCGACACGTCGGCGATCTCGACGAGCCCGGCGCGACGCGGCTCGTGCGGCCGCAGGAGGAGGACATGTTCCGGATGGGTGCGGATGAGGCCTACCGGGCCGGCTTCGAGGCCGGAGCCCGAGCGGCGGAGGAAGCGGCGTCGGCGGGAGACCCATCGTGA
- a CDS encoding glycine betaine/L-proline ABC transporter ATP-binding protein, with protein sequence MRVEHLTKVFGKRAKEAAARLEQGAAREEVAKLGTAAVIDASFDVKRGEIFVVMGLSGSGKSTLIRMLNGLLEATSGSVEIEGAPVTGIEPKRLRAVRRSQVSMVFQHFALLPHRTVLENVAYGLEIQGVDRERRLELARTVIGRVGLDGWENRFPSELSGGMQQRVGIARALCADTPVLLMDEAFSALDPLIRREMQEQLVELQAELGKTIVFITHDLNEAMFLGDRIAVMRDGRIVQIGTPEDILTDPANDYVAQFVQDVDRTRVLTAASVMEPPAAAVPVTMGPRGALKIMRDMQISGLLVTGTGRKVLGAVKDREVLRAIQQGETDLAKLIDATVPTVSPDTSLSDLPELAITSGLPIAVVDADERLLGIVPRVLLLAALGNVSTDTSEFTVIDIPPAIDPQLVTQTLDATEVPDVR encoded by the coding sequence GTGCGTGTCGAGCACCTGACGAAGGTGTTCGGCAAGCGCGCCAAGGAGGCCGCCGCCCGACTCGAGCAGGGCGCCGCCCGCGAAGAGGTGGCCAAGCTCGGCACCGCCGCAGTGATCGATGCCTCCTTCGACGTCAAGCGCGGCGAGATCTTCGTGGTCATGGGCCTGTCCGGCTCGGGCAAGTCGACGCTGATCCGCATGTTGAACGGGCTTCTCGAGGCCACCAGCGGATCGGTCGAGATCGAGGGCGCTCCCGTCACCGGAATCGAACCGAAGCGACTGCGCGCCGTGCGCCGCTCGCAGGTGTCGATGGTCTTCCAGCACTTCGCCCTCCTCCCCCACCGCACCGTGCTCGAGAACGTCGCGTACGGCCTCGAGATCCAGGGCGTCGACCGCGAGCGCCGGCTCGAGCTGGCGCGCACCGTGATCGGTCGCGTCGGGCTCGATGGCTGGGAGAACCGCTTCCCGAGCGAGCTCTCCGGCGGCATGCAGCAGCGCGTCGGCATCGCCAGGGCGCTCTGCGCCGACACCCCGGTGCTGCTCATGGACGAGGCGTTCAGTGCGCTCGACCCGCTCATCCGCCGCGAGATGCAGGAGCAGCTCGTCGAGCTGCAGGCCGAGCTCGGTAAGACCATCGTCTTCATCACGCACGACCTCAACGAGGCGATGTTCCTCGGCGACCGGATCGCGGTCATGCGCGATGGCCGCATCGTGCAGATCGGCACGCCGGAGGACATCCTGACCGACCCGGCCAACGACTACGTGGCCCAGTTCGTGCAGGACGTCGACCGCACCCGTGTGCTCACCGCCGCGAGCGTCATGGAGCCGCCCGCCGCTGCCGTGCCGGTCACCATGGGTCCGCGCGGTGCGCTCAAGATCATGCGCGACATGCAGATCTCGGGGCTCCTCGTCACCGGCACGGGCCGCAAGGTGCTCGGTGCCGTGAAGGACCGCGAGGTGCTGCGCGCCATCCAGCAGGGCGAGACCGACCTCGCGAAGCTCATCGACGCCACCGTGCCGACGGTCAGCCCCGACACCAGCCTGTCGGATCTGCCGGAGCTCGCCATCACGAGCGGTCTGCCGATCGCGGTGGTCGACGCGGACGAGCGGCTGCTCGGCATCGTGCCGCGCGTGCTGCTGCTCGCCGCGCTCGGCAACGTCTCGACCGACACCTCGGAGTTCACCGTGATCGACATCCCACCGGCGATCGATCCGCAGCTCGTCACCCAGACGCTCGACGCCACGGAGGTTCCCGATGTTCGATGA
- a CDS encoding DUF3515 domain-containing protein: MPRIRFFAATALALLALTGCARAVSLPPADEASDPECAEVIVTLPESIGGGAGVAALERRATTAQGTAAWGDPSAVTLRCGMPAPAPSTQQCVSVGGVDWLQVAQEEGVFTFVSYGREPATEVVIDTTLVTGATALDAVSGSVERTEQVGACT, encoded by the coding sequence GTGCCTCGCATCCGCTTCTTCGCCGCCACCGCACTGGCCCTGCTGGCCCTCACCGGATGCGCGAGGGCGGTCTCGCTGCCGCCCGCTGACGAGGCGTCGGATCCCGAGTGCGCCGAGGTCATCGTGACGCTGCCCGAGTCGATCGGGGGCGGGGCCGGTGTTGCGGCGCTCGAGCGACGCGCCACCACCGCGCAGGGCACCGCCGCCTGGGGCGACCCGAGCGCGGTCACGCTGCGCTGCGGCATGCCCGCGCCGGCGCCGTCGACGCAGCAGTGCGTCTCCGTCGGCGGCGTCGACTGGCTGCAGGTGGCGCAGGAGGAGGGCGTGTTCACCTTCGTCTCCTACGGGCGCGAGCCGGCGACCGAGGTCGTCATCGACACGACGCTCGTCACGGGTGCGACCGCGCTCGACGCGGTGTCGGGCTCCGTGGAGCGCACGGAGCAGGTGGGCGCCTGCACCTAG
- a CDS encoding AAA family ATPase: MSDLGPGARAGAALDVAATAGERIERAVASVISGKREEIRTVLTVLLAEGHVLLEDVPGVGKTQLARAFAAAIGGTVRRIQCTPDLLPSDITGMSVLDQTSGELRFQPGPVFANIVIADEINRASPKTQAALLECMAEGQVTVDGVTHVLPRPFLVVATQNPIDMEGTYALPEAQRDRFMARLELGYPDEDAEHAMVSARETAQPLDAVRAVMGEAAFQAEIDAARGVRAHELVERYAVRIARATRAHPDVRLGASPRATLQLVRAAKAHAHLLGRDWLSPDDVKALARHVLPHHLVMHDPHARISEARAVVAEALATTVAPVMR; the protein is encoded by the coding sequence GTGAGCGACCTCGGTCCAGGAGCCCGCGCGGGTGCCGCGCTCGACGTCGCGGCGACTGCGGGCGAGCGCATCGAGCGAGCGGTCGCGAGCGTCATCTCCGGCAAGCGCGAGGAGATCCGGACGGTGCTCACGGTGCTGCTCGCCGAGGGCCACGTGCTGCTCGAGGACGTGCCGGGCGTCGGCAAGACGCAGCTCGCGCGCGCGTTCGCGGCGGCCATCGGCGGCACCGTCCGCCGCATCCAGTGCACGCCCGACCTGCTGCCGAGCGACATCACCGGCATGTCGGTGCTCGATCAGACCAGCGGCGAGCTGCGGTTCCAGCCGGGGCCGGTGTTCGCCAACATCGTGATCGCCGACGAGATCAACCGCGCGAGCCCGAAGACGCAGGCGGCGCTGCTGGAGTGCATGGCAGAGGGCCAGGTCACGGTCGACGGGGTCACCCACGTGCTGCCGAGGCCGTTCCTGGTGGTCGCGACGCAGAACCCGATCGACATGGAGGGCACCTACGCGCTGCCGGAGGCGCAGCGCGATCGCTTCATGGCCAGGCTCGAGCTCGGCTACCCCGACGAGGACGCCGAGCACGCGATGGTCTCGGCGCGCGAGACCGCGCAGCCGCTGGACGCGGTGCGCGCCGTGATGGGCGAGGCCGCGTTCCAGGCCGAGATCGATGCCGCTCGCGGCGTGCGCGCGCATGAGCTCGTGGAGCGCTACGCGGTGCGCATCGCTCGAGCCACCCGCGCGCATCCCGACGTGCGGCTGGGCGCGAGCCCCCGCGCCACCCTGCAGCTCGTGCGCGCCGCGAAGGCCCACGCCCACCTGCTGGGCCGCGACTGGCTCTCACCCGACGATGTGAAGGCGCTCGCCCGCCACGTGCTGCCGCACCACCTGGTCATGCACGACCCGCACGCGCGCATCAGCGAGGCGCGCGCCGTGGTGGCGGAGGCGCTCGCCACGACGGTCGCTCCCGTCATGCGCTGA
- the coaD gene encoding pantetheine-phosphate adenylyltransferase, which yields MPRIAVVPGSFDPVTLGHIDVIARAAKIFDEVHVVVTHNPDKHAFLPVVEREQLIERSIAEARIDGRIRIANWSMGLLVDYCQQVGAEVLVKGIRSSTDLAYETPMSIVNRNLAGVETIFMLPNPENAHVSSSLVRQVSELGGDISPYVPRAVATRLQQR from the coding sequence ATGCCCCGCATCGCCGTCGTGCCCGGTTCGTTCGACCCCGTCACCCTGGGGCACATCGATGTCATCGCGCGAGCCGCGAAGATCTTCGACGAGGTGCACGTGGTGGTCACCCACAACCCCGACAAGCACGCGTTCCTGCCGGTTGTCGAGCGCGAGCAGCTCATCGAGCGCTCCATCGCCGAGGCGCGCATCGACGGTCGGATCCGGATCGCGAACTGGTCGATGGGCCTGCTCGTCGACTACTGCCAGCAGGTCGGGGCGGAGGTGCTCGTGAAGGGCATCCGCTCGTCCACCGACCTCGCCTACGAGACGCCGATGTCGATCGTGAATCGCAACCTCGCGGGAGTCGAGACCATCTTCATGCTCCCGAACCCCGAGAACGCCCACGTCTCGTCGAGCCTCGTGCGCCAGGTGTCCGAGCTGGGCGGCGACATCAGCCCCTACGTGCCCCGAGCTGTCGCCACCCGCCTCCAGCAGCGATGA
- the rsmD gene encoding 16S rRNA (guanine(966)-N(2))-methyltransferase RsmD — protein sequence MTRIIGGLAGGVRLHVPVRGTRPTAERVREAMFSALDARSECDGARVLDLFAGSGALGLEAASRGAESVVLVERDKAAAKVAQRNATAVAASGAALALVEPVAATQFLHRSGRSFDLVFIDPPYDLPDGELDAVLIDLAPLLQHPATVVVERARKAGPLDPPGDLEVERTRDYGDTRLHYLTTVGAPADR from the coding sequence ATGACGCGGATCATCGGAGGCCTCGCCGGCGGCGTGCGCCTGCACGTGCCGGTGCGCGGCACCCGCCCGACGGCGGAGCGGGTGCGCGAGGCGATGTTCAGCGCGCTCGACGCGCGCAGCGAATGCGATGGTGCCCGGGTGCTCGACCTCTTCGCCGGCTCCGGCGCGCTGGGGCTGGAGGCCGCCAGCCGGGGCGCCGAGTCGGTCGTGCTCGTGGAGCGCGACAAGGCGGCCGCGAAGGTCGCGCAGCGGAATGCGACGGCGGTCGCGGCCTCCGGCGCCGCGCTGGCGCTCGTGGAGCCGGTGGCGGCCACGCAGTTCCTGCACCGATCCGGCCGCAGCTTCGACCTGGTCTTCATCGACCCGCCCTACGACCTGCCGGACGGCGAGCTCGATGCGGTGCTCATCGACCTCGCACCGCTGCTGCAGCACCCGGCGACGGTCGTCGTCGAGCGCGCGCGCAAGGCGGGGCCGCTCGATCCGCCCGGTGACCTCGAGGTCGAGCGCACGCGCGACTACGGCGACACCCGCCTGCACTACCTGACGACCGTCGGCGCCCCTGCCGACCGCTGA
- a CDS encoding ATP-dependent DNA helicase RecG codes for MATKDASGSALPDGLQRPLERVLGKGPAGKLERAFGMTTLGDLVWHLPRRYAKRGELTELASLVPGEHVTVVARVASVEHRDLQRDQRGRPRTLTRVTITDGESELELAFFNQRWRGEQLRQDITALCSGTVGVYQDKRQLAHPDVELFDEAEGIDAEQWANQPVPIYPATATLPTTKVQALVALALDALGEVPDPVPAAVRSEHSLLPLTEALRMAHAPKLEQEAYRARHSLAWHEAFLLQTYLLATRDWFDTLPTAPRHPGPLLERFDAALPWQLTDDQRQAGEAIAADLASGTAMHRLVQGEVGSGKTVVATRAMLAVAESGGQSALLAPTEVLAVQHLRSITRALGPELAAELQPTLLTGQMPAAERKRAMLRIAAGQARIVVGTHALLSDKTTFAELALVVIDEQHRFGVAQREALRSKGLHPHTLVLTATPIPRTIAMTAFGDLDVSTIRSLPAGRSPIQTFVVDKSNAGVFNRIWHRMREELEGGRQAFVVCPAISPGTLEGIEPRSDAEGDAPADAAQAVVVDDVMTTLRQLRTSPALESRRIEQLTGAMSTEEKDAVMTAFRAGEIDVVVATTVIEVGVDVPNATMMVVLSADRFGVSQLHQLRGRVGRGEHAGLCMLVTSTDPESDARVRLDAVAGTLDGFELAEVDLEQRGEGDVLGVAQSGGRSGLKVLRVARDGGIIEAARDAAQRVLADDPTLERHGALRLAVHARLDPDARAALVTA; via the coding sequence GTGGCGACGAAGGATGCGAGCGGCTCCGCCCTGCCCGACGGGCTGCAGCGGCCGCTCGAGCGCGTGCTCGGGAAGGGCCCCGCGGGCAAGCTCGAGCGCGCGTTCGGCATGACGACGCTCGGCGATCTGGTCTGGCACCTGCCGCGCCGCTACGCGAAGCGCGGCGAGCTGACTGAGCTCGCGAGCCTCGTGCCGGGCGAGCACGTGACGGTCGTCGCCCGCGTCGCCTCCGTCGAGCACCGCGATCTGCAGCGCGACCAGCGGGGCCGACCGCGCACCCTCACCCGCGTGACCATCACCGACGGCGAGAGCGAGCTCGAGCTCGCCTTCTTCAACCAGCGATGGCGCGGCGAGCAGCTGCGCCAGGACATCACGGCGCTCTGCTCCGGCACCGTCGGCGTCTACCAGGACAAGCGCCAGCTGGCCCACCCCGATGTGGAGCTGTTCGACGAGGCGGAGGGCATCGACGCGGAGCAGTGGGCGAATCAGCCCGTGCCGATCTACCCCGCGACCGCCACCCTCCCGACCACCAAGGTGCAGGCGCTCGTCGCGCTCGCGCTCGACGCGCTCGGCGAGGTGCCCGACCCGGTGCCGGCGGCGGTGCGCTCGGAGCACTCGCTCCTGCCGCTGACCGAGGCGCTGCGCATGGCGCACGCGCCCAAGCTCGAGCAGGAGGCCTACCGCGCGCGCCACTCGCTCGCCTGGCACGAGGCCTTCCTGCTGCAGACCTACCTGCTGGCCACGCGCGACTGGTTCGACACGCTGCCGACCGCACCGCGGCATCCGGGCCCGCTGCTCGAGCGCTTCGACGCCGCGCTGCCGTGGCAGCTCACCGACGACCAGCGCCAGGCCGGGGAGGCGATCGCGGCCGATCTCGCGAGCGGCACCGCGATGCACCGGCTCGTGCAGGGCGAGGTCGGTTCCGGCAAGACGGTCGTCGCCACGCGCGCCATGCTCGCGGTCGCGGAGTCGGGCGGCCAGTCGGCGCTGCTCGCGCCCACCGAGGTGCTGGCCGTGCAGCACCTGCGCTCGATCACGCGCGCGCTCGGCCCGGAGCTCGCCGCCGAGCTGCAGCCGACGCTCCTCACCGGCCAGATGCCGGCGGCCGAGCGCAAGCGCGCCATGCTGCGGATCGCCGCGGGGCAGGCCCGCATCGTGGTCGGCACCCACGCGCTGCTGAGCGACAAGACCACGTTCGCCGAGCTCGCCCTCGTCGTCATCGACGAGCAGCACCGATTCGGCGTCGCCCAGCGCGAGGCCCTGCGCTCCAAGGGCCTCCACCCGCACACGCTCGTGCTCACCGCCACGCCCATCCCTCGTACGATCGCCATGACGGCGTTCGGCGACCTCGACGTCTCCACCATCCGATCGCTGCCCGCCGGGCGCAGCCCCATCCAGACCTTCGTGGTGGACAAGTCGAATGCCGGCGTCTTCAACCGCATCTGGCATCGGATGCGGGAGGAGCTCGAGGGCGGCAGGCAGGCCTTCGTCGTCTGCCCGGCGATCTCGCCCGGCACGCTCGAGGGCATCGAGCCGCGCAGCGATGCCGAGGGGGATGCGCCCGCCGACGCCGCCCAGGCGGTGGTCGTCGACGACGTGATGACGACGCTGCGACAGCTGCGCACCAGCCCGGCGCTCGAGAGCCGCAGGATCGAGCAGCTCACGGGCGCGATGTCCACCGAGGAGAAGGATGCGGTGATGACCGCGTTCCGTGCCGGCGAGATCGACGTGGTCGTCGCCACCACGGTGATCGAGGTCGGCGTGGACGTGCCCAACGCGACCATGATGGTGGTGCTGTCGGCAGACCGCTTCGGCGTCTCGCAGCTGCATCAGCTGCGCGGCCGCGTCGGCCGCGGCGAGCACGCGGGCCTGTGCATGCTCGTCACCTCGACCGATCCCGAGAGCGACGCGCGCGTGCGACTCGACGCCGTCGCGGGCACGCTCGACGGCTTCGAGCTCGCGGAGGTCGACCTCGAGCAGCGCGGGGAGGGCGACGTGCTGGGCGTGGCGCAGTCGGGCGGGCGCAGCGGGCTCAAGGTGCTGCGGGTCGCGCGCGACGGCGGCATCATCGAGGCCGCCCGCGACGCGGCGCAGCGGGTGCTCGCCGACGACCCGACGCTCGAGCGCCACGGCGCGCTGCGGCTGGCGGTGCACGCCAGGCTCGACCCCGACGCTCGCGCCGCCCTCGTCACCGCCTGA
- a CDS encoding exonuclease domain-containing protein, with amino-acid sequence MALDFTAIDFETANGNAASACAVGLVKVRDGMIVERWSTLIRPPAPYDEFWEWNVKIHGIRQADVLGAPDWAATQREILAFGGDDVYVAHNAGFDKGVMRAAAKASLLPVPDMRWTDSLRIARKTYALESYRLPVAALAAGFDDFRHHDAAGDAEACAAIIIGAARRHEVDDITQLVACCVSAIHEIGERHEAVRELEARRRAAQRERPWWQ; translated from the coding sequence ATGGCGCTCGACTTCACCGCGATCGATTTCGAGACCGCCAATGGCAATGCGGCATCGGCGTGCGCGGTCGGTCTCGTCAAGGTGCGCGACGGCATGATCGTCGAGCGCTGGTCGACGCTCATCCGGCCCCCGGCTCCCTACGACGAGTTCTGGGAGTGGAACGTCAAGATCCACGGCATTCGGCAGGCCGACGTGCTCGGCGCGCCCGACTGGGCGGCGACGCAGCGGGAGATCCTGGCGTTCGGGGGCGACGACGTCTACGTCGCCCACAACGCCGGCTTCGACAAGGGCGTGATGCGGGCCGCGGCGAAGGCGTCGCTGCTGCCTGTCCCCGACATGCGCTGGACCGACTCGCTGCGCATCGCGCGCAAGACCTATGCGCTCGAGTCCTACCGGCTGCCGGTGGCGGCGCTGGCGGCGGGCTTCGACGACTTTCGGCACCACGATGCGGCGGGCGACGCCGAGGCCTGCGCCGCGATCATCATCGGCGCGGCGCGGCGGCACGAAGTCGACGACATCACGCAGCTCGTCGCGTGCTGCGTCTCGGCGATCCATGAGATCGGGGAGCGTCACGAAGCCGTGCGCGAGCTCGAGGCGCGGCGTCGCGCTGCCCAGCGCGAGCGGCCCTGGTGGCAGTGA
- the thiL gene encoding thiamine-phosphate kinase, giving the protein MDDPTLHEAGELEALRRFLPLLPVGDVTDIGPGDDAAVVRAADGRFVVTTDTMLEGADFRLGWSSWHDLGWKAIATNLIDVAAMGARPTSLVVALAVAPSTRVSALEAFARGMADAIAEMAPGCGVVGGDLGTAPHATIAVTAFGDLAGRAPVLRSGARATDAVWCVGGLGLAATGLRLLFSQAQDEAAQPVGEAAERLRTGAHGRAVAAQVATVSPIAAGTLLRDLGATAMLDVSDGLSLDAARIARASGVRIALDRAGVEGAAHEALALGATLEAALHGGEDHALLCTLPGDVTPPAELAGHPVHRLGRVEPLAEGAPAGVTLDGAPLEPRGWDPYRA; this is encoded by the coding sequence ATGGACGACCCCACGCTGCACGAGGCCGGCGAGCTCGAGGCGCTGCGCCGATTCCTGCCGCTGCTGCCGGTCGGGGACGTGACCGACATCGGCCCGGGCGACGACGCCGCGGTGGTGCGCGCCGCCGACGGGCGCTTCGTCGTGACGACCGACACCATGCTCGAGGGCGCCGACTTCCGGCTCGGCTGGTCGTCCTGGCACGACCTGGGCTGGAAGGCCATCGCGACCAACCTGATCGACGTCGCCGCCATGGGCGCCCGCCCGACGTCGCTCGTGGTGGCACTGGCGGTCGCGCCGTCCACCCGGGTGTCGGCGCTCGAGGCGTTCGCCCGCGGCATGGCCGATGCGATCGCCGAGATGGCGCCCGGCTGCGGCGTCGTCGGCGGCGACCTCGGCACCGCGCCGCACGCGACCATCGCCGTCACCGCGTTCGGCGATCTCGCCGGCCGTGCCCCGGTGCTGCGGTCGGGGGCGAGGGCGACGGATGCGGTGTGGTGCGTCGGCGGTCTCGGCCTTGCAGCCACGGGGCTGCGGCTGCTCTTCTCGCAGGCGCAGGATGAGGCGGCGCAGCCGGTGGGCGAGGCTGCCGAGCGGCTGCGCACCGGCGCGCATGGCCGCGCGGTCGCCGCGCAGGTCGCGACGGTGTCGCCCATCGCCGCCGGCACCCTGCTGCGCGACCTGGGCGCCACCGCGATGCTCGACGTCTCCGACGGCCTCTCGCTCGACGCGGCGCGCATCGCGCGTGCATCCGGTGTGCGCATCGCCCTCGATCGCGCCGGCGTCGAAGGCGCCGCCCACGAGGCGCTGGCGCTGGGCGCAACCCTGGAGGCGGCGCTCCACGGCGGCGAGGATCACGCGCTGCTGTGCACGCTGCCGGGCGACGTCACCCCGCCGGCCGAACTGGCCGGCCACCCGGTGCACCGGCTCGGCCGCGTCGAGCCGCTCGCCGAGGGAGCGCCCGCCGGGGTCACGCTCGACGGCGCGCCGCTCGAGCCGCGCGGCTGGGATCCCTACCGGGCGTAG
- a CDS encoding proline/glycine betaine ABC transporter permease, whose protein sequence is MFDDLRLPLGDWVEGAVDWITANAAILFSIIKTIVQWLYDVVEFVLIEPPAIVMILILAALAFAVRGWKMGVGTIVGLFVIVFVNQWDNAMATLALTLVAALFALLIAIPLGIWAARNDTVSTLVRPVLDFLQTMPAFVYLIPAIILFNIGVVPGIIATIAFAMAPGVRLTELGIRGVDAEIVEAGTAFGASPGRILRQIQLPLALPTIMTGVNQIIMLSLSMVVIAAMVGAGGLGQPIVQSLQRIDVGLGAEAGLSVVILAIVLDRMTNALGSLQEHSPIARARSRRAAAGAGAITANDTAAAAAPQTEAAVPSGR, encoded by the coding sequence ATGTTCGATGATCTCCGCCTTCCGCTCGGCGACTGGGTCGAGGGTGCCGTCGATTGGATCACCGCCAACGCGGCCATCCTCTTCTCGATCATCAAGACGATCGTGCAGTGGCTGTACGACGTCGTCGAGTTCGTGCTCATCGAGCCGCCGGCGATCGTGATGATCCTCATCCTGGCTGCGCTCGCCTTCGCGGTGCGCGGCTGGAAGATGGGCGTCGGCACCATCGTCGGGCTGTTCGTGATCGTCTTCGTGAACCAGTGGGACAACGCGATGGCGACGCTCGCGCTGACGCTCGTCGCTGCACTCTTCGCCCTGCTGATCGCGATCCCGCTCGGCATCTGGGCCGCGCGCAACGACACGGTCTCGACGCTCGTGCGCCCGGTCCTCGACTTCCTGCAGACGATGCCCGCCTTCGTCTACCTGATCCCGGCGATCATCCTGTTCAACATCGGCGTCGTGCCCGGCATCATCGCCACCATCGCGTTCGCGATGGCACCTGGCGTGCGCTTGACCGAGCTCGGCATCCGCGGTGTGGACGCGGAGATCGTCGAGGCCGGCACCGCCTTCGGCGCCTCGCCGGGCCGCATCCTGCGTCAGATCCAGCTGCCCCTCGCGCTGCCGACCATCATGACCGGCGTCAACCAGATCATCATGCTGTCGCTGTCGATGGTCGTCATCGCCGCCATGGTCGGTGCAGGTGGCCTGGGCCAGCCGATCGTGCAGTCGCTGCAGCGCATCGATGTCGGACTCGGTGCCGAGGCAGGGCTGTCCGTGGTGATCCTCGCGATCGTGCTCGACCGCATGACCAATGCGCTGGGCAGCCTGCAGGAGCACAGCCCGATCGCACGCGCCCGGTCCCGCCGGGCGGCAGCCGGCGCAGGCGCGATCACGGCGAACGACACGGCCGCTGCGGCGGCTCCTCAGACCGAAGCGGCCGTCCCCAGCGGTCGTTGA